One Parasteatoda tepidariorum isolate YZ-2023 chromosome 1, CAS_Ptep_4.0, whole genome shotgun sequence genomic window, TAAATTTTGAGCACCTGTGAACATTATAACttttgtttatacaaaaaacTTTCTAATACTATTCATATtacgaaaaaagtttgaaaacgtTTAATTATGATTGTTAGTTATTCAAAACCTAGTTATGCAAATTGTCTTAAGCACCaacgatatttcaaaattaattattaaaaaataaacttttaactatttaacttgatccaaactttttaaagaagaaataaaaccttttctcttctgaaaagtactttttttccaaAGCATTAATAATCCTTCTGATATCTGTTGCCTACCATTGTTAAATATTCGTTAATATTGCAGTTTAACTACCACTCCaataatacaattccaattcactactATACACTGAGTGgtcaaattattatgaccacctcagagttttatgcaaatgagttaTTGCGTCACGGCGCTGCCGCTAGAGGGCACGATAACTATAACGCGGGAATGCTGGACAAGTGAGTCATCAGTTATACTTTGTTGCTTGCTCAGATTtgggaaagaaaagtgatttaactgaatttcaacGTGGAATGATTGTGGGTGCGAGATGTGTCGGAACGAGCATCAGCAAAACGGCTGCACTTGTGAAGTGTTCTAGAGAAGCAGTTGTTAATGTGTACAAAGAATGGAGAATCAAGCGAAAAACCGGATCTCAACGTCAGACTTGTGGTCGTCAAAGGGTACTGAATGTTCGATCAGAGAGAAGGCTGGCCAGGGTTGTGCAGCGCAACAGGAGAGCAACAGTGCGACAAATTGCAAGTGATCTTAATCAAGGAGCAACTGTGAACGTCTCTGAACGGACTGTTCGATGCGCATTGTGCCGTATAGGGTATGGAAACAGACGACCTGTTCGTAAGCCTCTACTGTCTGCTTTAAATAAGCACAGACGTCCTTAATTTGCAAAGGAGCACAAACATTGGGCAGTAGATGACTGGAAGAGGGTCATGTGGTCCGATGAATCACGATTTCAAATGCATCGCGCAGATGGCAGGATGAGAATATGGAGAAAACAGCACGAACGCATGGACCCCAACTGCCTTGCCGCGACACTTCAAGCTGGTGGGGGCAACGTTATGGTATGGGGAATGTTCTCTTGGTATTGAATGGGTCCTTTAATTCCTGTACCACAACGCCTTAATGCCCAAGGGTATTTAAGTATCATCGCAGATCAAGTACATCCGTTTATGTCAATGGTGTACTCTGGCGGGGATGGATACTTCCAGCAGGACAACGCTCCTTGTCATAAAGCTGGCATTGTCCTCAGATGGTTCGAAGAGCATGACGGAGAATTTAACTTGCTTCGTTGGCCAGCACAATCCTNAACCCGCAATAATCTTAAAGTATCAGCAAAACGGCTGCACTTGTGAAGTGTTCTAGAGCAGCAGTTGTTAATGTGTACAAAGAATGgtcaatcaagcaaaaaaccggGTCTCAACGTCAGACTTGTGGTCGTCACAGGGTACTGAATGCTCGATCAAAGAGAAGGCTGGCCGAGTTGTGCAGCGCAACAGGAGAGCAACAGTGCGACAAATTGCAATTGATCTTAATCAAGGAGCAACTGTGAAAGTCTCTGAACGGACTGTTCGACGCGCATTGCGCCGTATAGGGTATGGTAGCAGACGACCTGTTCGTAAGCCTCTACTGTCTGCTTTAAATAAGCACAGACGTCCTTAATTTGCAAATGAGCACAAACATTGGGCAGTAGATGACTGGAAAAGGGTCATGTGGTCCGATGAATCACGATTTCAAATTAATCGCGCAGATGGCAGGATGAGAATATGGAGAAAACAGCACGAACGCATGGACCCCAACTGCCTTGCCGCGACACTTCAAGCTGGTGGGGGTAACGTTATGGTATGGGAAATGTTTTCTTGGTATTGAATGGGTACTTTAATTCCTGTACCACAACGCCTTAATGCCCAAGGGTATTTAAGTATCATCGCAGATCAAGTACATCCGTTTATGTCAATGGTGTACTCTGGCGGGGATGGATACTTCCAGCAGGACAATCCAATTGAGAATTTGTGGGATGAAATTCAACGGGAGCTCAGGCAGATGGATCCAGTGCCATCAAATTTGCTGGAATTGGCAAGCGCAGTTCAGCGAGTATGGTCTGGCATACCTTCTACCATCTACCAACATCTCATAGAATCCATGCCCAGACGAATTAAGGTAGTAATATGCGCAAAAGGTGGCCAAACAGCGTACTGAAgaggtggtcataataatttggccactcagtgtataAGACGCGTTAATTCGATattatcttgaggtaccttttgatagatgacgaTTGACATTATCGGTAACATTCTCCCCACAATATCTAacaattttcttagaaaataaaacttacaaagATTTTCCTTtgctttgaaattattcatttaacttCAGCTTACACTCtcagaaaatataacttatatcTTAAGAGTATAAACACATAATCCtgtttagatattaaaaatattgtggcACAAAACACTTCACTTTCATCCATTCCtaagaattattttccttaGTTTAAATGTCTTTCAGAAGTATCAAAAtcacaaaaaagaatattgacACATTTCTAGACATGcatactatatttttaagaattcaaaatttaaaaaaaaacgttcctCGGTATCAAAATCTTGATTATCAATcactaaaattacatatttaaaatttggcactagaaagatatatattataaatccTCCTGATatgaaactttaataaaaacttatttatattattaatcaaaagaaGTAGCAAGAGagtaaatgttattataaataaagataataattaaaataatactattgctccactttaaaaaatattttacaaaacattttttaattacttactttaattaaattaaagtaagtaatttaTGAACATCTTTAATTAAAGGCAAACTCTGTTGACttaattgtaaaagaaattcgcttttaaaataaatattgtatgcTTTTTATATGTGTTTTATGGAAGAATTATTCTTGTCAAAGAATTTTCTTTGAGATTTgttctttgaaaaatgaaacataaattttccaaattgagATTAATTTATCTTATAGGAATCATAATTAAGACTTTTTCCTTTTCAGTAACTATTGTGTATGAAAtgcttaaagttattttttgcatttttaaaattttgcagaaaaattgaCAAACAAAAGTTATATTTCTCTCGAGAGAATATTTTAGcttcaaaaatacaagaatgtattcatattttttgaaagatttccgaatcttttatatttttatcaaattaatactttaaaagagCTTCCGGAAACTTTTTTGTATTCCCCTActtattagtaatatttaaatttgaaatttcttttatcaccTGTATCACCTTTTTAAGAAGTACCTATATAAgtattttcatgaataattaaatttgaattttgaagtatttaagaagaagaaaaaacaaaaagagcATCAAacctgttattttattttaatacaaaaagtaaaattaagatttaaaaattgatttatatttatattggctctatattttttaaacgaattattttatttttaaaaccaaattttaaaagaataaggtGACAATGAActttcaaaaaagcaaaaatttgtcaaaaaatcgatattttgcattttatatttttgaaatctaggcatttaactgaacattttaaaaaagaaattctggaATGAGAGCAAAATTGATGAAGTTATGGCCATTTCAGTTTTGACCACACCCCTTTGCTTACCTTTTTTTGCCtgcttaaaattagttaaaattagtttcgtttaaaattacttttaaattagttgaatattttgttaatttttttgaaaaaattttaagtatataattattaaactagttcattagacaatatttatgggtatttatatcaaaaacaagaaatatttgctcagaagtaaaatttgcaatgaaagagtagtaaaagtcatttttctcaaaatgccttttttgacaaatttacaaATGCCTTTTTTGACAACTGTTCCAGCATAATGAATTTTCAATCTATTGACCTGAGAATTTAATGCTATatgtttatgaatattattaacattttgttggaaaagttttttgaattaagaaaattgaattttttttatacatgataTTTTATAGAGGTATGATGATTTCTTcctaaaaatgtaagttttttactgtttttttaatgttattcgtttctataataaaaaatagaaaaagtactcccaacaattttttcaatattacttaatatgtaatattttagaagaattttgtcattttgacaaaatttcagACGCGaggagtaatataaaaaaacataataaattctaaaatttaaattttttaatttcttaaaatttgaaatattttttgaaattttgtatgtttgttgttgttgtatgTGTTTGTTGTATGCAgttgtttttaacaatataaatgaaTTCCGAAAATTGCAAGCAAATCCcttgataatttcaaaaaaaaattttgaaagtccTTCGTCGCCTTATCACTTGCTTGCACTTATCACTTgctatataatacaaaaaaggtTTACAAAAGTTcttcaacattttcaaaatcactgtttaaacagtttaagaccgatattaatattattgtgctacttttttgcaatattattaaGATGTCAAGCTGAACTCTTTGtctggaaaaattaataatttgctcttaataaaatttaattaaaacatttcagatcataaataaagcatttcagatttcttttatatttgtgAAACAATGTCCGTATGTgcttctgtttttatttatttctagatGTATCAAACTGTTCAAAAAATGTTTGGCTCCAGGTTACACAGCAAGTCATACTTTTAGTCCGAACTTCTTAGGTTTATTTTCCATGCACTAAATAGCAAGGTTTTAACAAGCGAGAACTGCTAACActgcgaaatgtttttttttgttgttcttttttttgctataaaatacaAACCAAAATTTTCCACATTTCTCGGACGGAAAGGCTAATTAGACATTTTAAGGCCGATCACGAGCTCGTAGCTTGAAATTATCTGAAATGAACTCAGTACGCAACTACAGGGGATAGGTGACCAGCAGCGAGCAAGAGGTAGATTTTCTTTGTTGAAAGAAAACTTGTGCAGAGTCGGTCTACACAGTTGATATAAGAGATAAACAATGGAGCAGAAACATTGTGCTATTTCCAAGTAATACACGCAAGTGATTTGAGTGCTATGGTTGTTTTGGGTAAAGTCAATGGGTTTTTagtttatgcatttattatctaacataataatattcttctttaatgattttgaagTCCTCAAAAAGTTAGAAGAAAATTCAAGTGAACTTACATAATTAGTTTAGCCTTTCAAAGCTGGTTTGCGATCAAAAAGACCAACCCGACCGATCTAGTCGTAAAGCAGGACAAACAGCTTCAAAGAAGAAGATTGTTAAAAGACTCTTAGTACcaaagataaattttcaatgtttggattaatttgaaatcaataattGTAGTTCTGTGGTATGCCGCCAATCTCCAATGCCGCGAGACTAAGGTGAATATGATATTAAATCACTCAACACAACACAtttgcttttaagaaaaatataagtttctttGTCACTCCGGGGATGTGAAAAGATGTGCCAAACTTGAGACAAAAGCTTCAAATAAAGTGTGAGGATGTGAAGCTAGAGATGAATGTATCCGAGCAACATTAAAAgctaaatctaaatttttgtgCCTCAACTCCCAATAGAATCAGACTTTAGA contains:
- the LOC139426474 gene encoding uncharacterized protein; its protein translation is MPKPTWGKVSKRPIVALTVSLDLGKKSDLTEFQRGMIVGARCVGTSISKTAALVKCSREAVVNVYKEWRIKRKTGSQRQTCGRQRVLNVRSERRLARVVQRNRRATVRQIASDLNQGATVNVSERTVRCALCRIGYGNRRPVRKPLLSALNKHRRP